In Phycisphaerae bacterium RAS2, the DNA window GAGTCATGCAATGCGAGCTCGTTCGATTGTGTGGGCCCTCGCGCTTGCGCTTATGTGGAATTGCAAAACTGCTGCCCAGCACACCTTTGATTGGCAAGGCGGGAATGAACTGCCAGGACTGGAGGGCAGTTCCGGGCGAGTTGTTTCGCTCATGACTTGGGACCCGGATGATGCAGGTCCCGTCCCGCCAAAATTGTTCCTAGCTGGAAACTTCACCGTTGTCGGAAACAAGATATCCAACAATATTGGAGCATGGTGCAGTAATGGCTGGTACTCTTTCTCGGATGGATTGGGTGGCAATTCGGGCTCGGGCCAAGTTAATTGCACGGCTGTGTATAAAGGACAACTCATAGCCGGTGGAAATTTTCAGCCGGGCGGCGGTATTCAACGAATCGCGTTTTGGGACGGCTCACAATGGCTTCCGCTAGGTAATGGATTCAATAATCAAGTCCGTGTCCTAGCCTTGTTCAATGGAGAACTTATAGCTGGCGGTGATTTCACCGCCACATGGGACGAAGTAACATCGCTCAATCGCATCGCACGCTGGAACGGCACCGCTTGGCAATCCCTTGGATCGGGATTAGGCAATCGAGTCTTGAGTCTCTTGGTCATGAACGGTGAGTTGGTCGTTGGAGGCGACTTCACCACCGCTGGAGGTGTGGCCGCATCGCGGATTGCGCGCTGGAATGGCACATCCTGGTCGGCCCTGGGCAGCGGCTTAAACACGACGCCGCGAGTACTGGTTGAGTACGACGGCTCGTTAGTCGCCGGCGGAAGCATGACATTGGCTGGTGGCGTTCCAGTGGGAAATATTGCAAAATGGGACGGCGCGGCTTGGTCTTCGATAGGCAGCGGCACGTCTCATATGATCAACGCGCTCACCGTGTTCGGGAACAAGCTGATTGCCGCCGGCTCAACACCTTCACCGGGAATCTCCGCTTGGGACGGGGCAGCGTGGAGTTTACTGCCCAACGGTGTCTTCGGTGGATCTTCCGGTTCGGCATCGTTTTCAGCACTCGCTGTTTTCGAGGGTCGCTTGGTGCTCGGCGGCCGGTTTCAGATCCCGGGCGTCAACGTGGCCACGTTTGACTTTGAATCCGGCGCATGGCAGCGGCTGGGTCGAGGCATGAATGACTTCGTGCAGACGGCGGGCGTTCACGACAACGACTTGTTTATGGGCGGCACGTTTCTAAGCGCCGGCGATATCGACGCCAATCGGATTGTCCGTTTCGACGGGCAGAAATTTCACGCCTTGGGCAGCGGGCTGTCCGGCATTCCGTTTTCGATCGCGTCGTTTGATGGCGATGTGTACGTTGGTGGGTACTTCTCGACGGCGGGTGGTTTGACCGTCAACGGGATCGCCCGATGGAACGAGCGGACCGGTTGGCGGGATGTCGGCGGCGGATTAAGCGATCCCCCGCCCGGCAACGGCGCGCCGCCCAGCGCCTTCGCCCTGTGCGAGCATCAGGGGAGCCTGTACGCCGGCGGCAACTTCACCAAGGCCGGCGGCGTGCCTGCGAACTTCATCGCCCGCTGGGATGGTAGAGAATGGCACCCAGTCGGCAGCGGCTTCGACCAGGCGAGCGTGGTCTGCATGACCGTTCACGATGGGAAGCTGGTCGCGGGCGGCTTCTTCACCACTTCCGCAGGCGTGCC includes these proteins:
- a CDS encoding Cortical protein marker for cell polarity, with translation MRARSIVWALALALMWNCKTAAQHTFDWQGGNELPGLEGSSGRVVSLMTWDPDDAGPVPPKLFLAGNFTVVGNKISNNIGAWCSNGWYSFSDGLGGNSGSGQVNCTAVYKGQLIAGGNFQPGGGIQRIAFWDGSQWLPLGNGFNNQVRVLALFNGELIAGGDFTATWDEVTSLNRIARWNGTAWQSLGSGLGNRVLSLLVMNGELVVGGDFTTAGGVAASRIARWNGTSWSALGSGLNTTPRVLVEYDGSLVAGGSMTLAGGVPVGNIAKWDGAAWSSIGSGTSHMINALTVFGNKLIAAGSTPSPGISAWDGAAWSLLPNGVFGGSSGSASFSALAVFEGRLVLGGRFQIPGVNVATFDFESGAWQRLGRGMNDFVQTAGVHDNDLFMGGTFLSAGDIDANRIVRFDGQKFHALGSGLSGIPFSIASFDGDVYVGGYFSTAGGLTVNGIARWNERTGWRDVGGGLSDPPPGNGAPPSAFALCEHQGSLYAGGNFTKAGGVPANFIARWDGREWHPVGSGFDQASVVCMTVHDGKLVAGGFFTTSAGVPVNRIAWWGGTHWQPFGTGMNDGVVALCSHQGELFAGGGFSTADDLRSIGLARWTGSAWIDLNAGNPVTVWSLASYNGDLVAGGYFLDNPGLPTGFNFIARWRDGVWKPLGEGVDYNKVNALAVFRNELIAGGQFIKAGGKASGFWARWRPDCPRGDMDCDQAVNEADIATFVSVLLAPAAATDCQRYLADVTADGNVNGADVSAFVAALKM